From the genome of Geobacter sp. SVR, one region includes:
- a CDS encoding response regulator, translating into MKCLIAEDDFISRRILKDLLSGHFDCDIAINGEEAVASFRLSHEGRRPYDLICMDIMMPSMDGQEALRQIRQFEVEMGVPQPHEVKVIMTTALDDPHSVISSYYRGGATSYLVKPITRQKLMQELRQLQLIT; encoded by the coding sequence GTGAAATGCCTGATAGCAGAGGATGACTTCATTTCCCGCCGAATACTGAAAGACCTCCTGAGCGGTCATTTCGACTGCGACATCGCCATCAACGGGGAAGAGGCCGTGGCCTCCTTCCGCCTGTCCCACGAGGGCAGGCGCCCCTACGACCTGATCTGCATGGATATCATGATGCCCTCCATGGATGGACAGGAAGCCCTGCGTCAGATCCGGCAGTTCGAGGTTGAAATGGGAGTTCCCCAGCCCCATGAGGTCAAGGTGATCATGACCACTGCCCTGGATGACCCCCATAGCGTGATCTCTTCCTATTACCGGGGGGGAGCGACCTCATATCTGGTGAAGCCCATCACGAGACAAAAATTGATGCAGGAATTGCGGCAACTCCAACTCATTACCTGA
- a CDS encoding response regulator, with the protein MSKVIMTADDSASVRQMVCFTLKQNGYDVVEAVDGRDALAKLAGQKVDMLITDLNMPNANGLDLIKGVRSGGINKFIPIIMLTTESQDAKKSEGKAAGATGWIVKPFKPEQLIAVVKKVLG; encoded by the coding sequence ATGAGTAAGGTTATCATGACGGCCGATGACTCGGCCAGTGTGCGTCAGATGGTGTGTTTCACGCTCAAGCAGAACGGTTACGATGTCGTCGAGGCGGTGGATGGCAGGGATGCGCTTGCCAAACTGGCCGGTCAGAAGGTCGACATGCTGATTACTGACCTCAACATGCCCAACGCGAACGGCCTCGACCTGATCAAAGGCGTGCGCTCCGGCGGGATCAACAAGTTTATCCCCATCATCATGCTCACCACGGAATCCCAGGACGCGAAGAAAAGCGAGGGCAAGGCGGCCGGGGCAACGGGCTGGATCGTCAAACCTTTCAAACCCGAACAGTTGATCGCCGTGGTCAAAAAAGTTCTCGGTTGA
- a CDS encoding STAS domain-containing protein → MMKDHKIVKHSAADGSSVTVSLNGTLNIEDAAEFREVLTAALRDAPTVLLDARQLVQVDISILQIICSACRTAAEGRLAFQPEDGLPDSIRTFVGNIGARMGSVCSRNNNEPCTWFGGGKQ, encoded by the coding sequence ATGATGAAAGATCACAAGATCGTTAAGCATTCGGCAGCCGACGGATCATCTGTGACCGTATCCCTGAACGGCACCCTGAATATCGAGGATGCGGCCGAATTCCGAGAGGTGCTGACTGCGGCCCTTCGCGATGCCCCGACGGTCCTTCTGGATGCCCGGCAGCTCGTCCAGGTGGATATATCCATTCTTCAGATTATCTGTTCCGCCTGCAGGACGGCGGCCGAAGGGCGTCTTGCGTTTCAGCCGGAAGACGGACTGCCCGACAGCATACGGACATTTGTCGGCAATATCGGCGCGCGGATGGGATCAGTCTGCAGCCGGAACAACAATGAACCCTGTACATGGTTTGGAGGAGGGAAGCAATGA
- a CDS encoding methyl-accepting chemotaxis protein: MSSTPLQFSTGSPSSQPDHTDVLASWKMKVLPSIDTLRMVAGTTEDEFLQIGSQLQEFYLRSSEIASMANQLVETVSGERAHSVVARLREMIADMGAYLAGEREQSQANYAVLEKISGLLDQVSQPLEGFQKMYKVLRMLSTSTKIESARIGEKGSGFLTLAMDVEKLSHLVNDKSGNILAHRQGLITIINDDLRIVRSTESSQGSEVNSVLNNISACLEQLSAVNEQCSRSGELISSVSGEISRNIGEVVASLQAHDMTRQQIEHIVEALEVLTADYEAQGERTAEAGQYRGLVVETGDVCELQAAQLSHASAELSAAVDSVRENLLDIASKQSHMTTQTLSVTGAAGSSGHSFIEEMRRGLSAVTAVLARCAQSDRDMSATMKSVAETIGQITGFVTDIEDIGSEIDLIALNSQIKAAHTGTEGAALGVLAEAIKRLSVDAVAQTESVSQILIRINEETGHLFEDAGDDDQISAARITALEEDLTKVLVTLEHMNAEQEEQLSALNGKVLSLGRDIERTTSGINAHEKAAAMTGEVLATLEEIKVQAREREPASTEFKNNLRHLQERYTMQSERHIHEAIAKSRAGGAGREPVAVQRTEPNGSEAEFGDNVDLF; the protein is encoded by the coding sequence ATGTCTTCAACGCCCCTACAATTCTCTACCGGTTCCCCTTCATCCCAGCCCGATCATACCGATGTGCTGGCTTCGTGGAAGATGAAGGTTTTGCCTTCCATCGATACTCTTCGCATGGTAGCAGGAACGACTGAAGATGAATTCCTGCAGATCGGTTCCCAGTTACAGGAATTTTATCTCCGCTCATCGGAGATCGCTTCGATGGCCAATCAACTGGTTGAAACCGTCTCGGGTGAAAGAGCCCATTCGGTTGTTGCCAGGCTCCGTGAAATGATCGCGGACATGGGGGCCTACTTGGCCGGCGAGCGCGAACAAAGCCAGGCCAATTATGCTGTTCTGGAGAAGATCTCCGGACTGCTTGACCAGGTGTCCCAGCCACTGGAGGGATTCCAGAAGATGTACAAGGTGCTGCGGATGCTGAGTACCTCCACCAAGATCGAGAGCGCCCGCATTGGCGAGAAGGGCAGCGGTTTCCTCACGCTTGCGATGGATGTGGAAAAACTCTCCCACTTGGTCAATGACAAATCGGGAAATATCCTCGCTCATCGCCAGGGACTGATAACCATCATCAACGACGACCTGCGTATTGTACGATCGACTGAATCCTCCCAAGGCAGCGAGGTCAATTCCGTTCTGAACAATATTTCGGCCTGTCTCGAGCAGTTGAGCGCGGTCAACGAACAGTGCAGCCGCTCCGGGGAACTCATCTCCTCCGTTTCCGGCGAAATTTCGCGGAACATAGGCGAAGTGGTGGCTTCCCTGCAGGCGCACGATATGACCAGGCAGCAGATCGAGCATATTGTCGAAGCGCTGGAGGTGTTGACCGCCGATTATGAGGCCCAGGGGGAGCGTACGGCAGAGGCTGGACAATACCGCGGCCTGGTAGTTGAAACAGGCGATGTATGCGAACTCCAGGCAGCTCAGCTGAGTCATGCCTCTGCGGAGCTGTCCGCGGCGGTCGATTCGGTGAGGGAAAATCTGCTCGATATCGCCAGCAAGCAGTCGCACATGACGACACAAACCCTGTCCGTTACCGGTGCGGCAGGTTCTTCGGGACATTCTTTCATCGAGGAGATGCGCCGCGGACTTTCGGCCGTAACAGCGGTGCTTGCCCGATGCGCTCAGTCGGACCGTGACATGTCGGCTACTATGAAGAGCGTTGCGGAAACCATCGGACAAATTACCGGCTTTGTCACTGATATCGAAGACATCGGTTCCGAAATCGACCTGATCGCACTCAATTCGCAGATAAAAGCAGCCCACACGGGCACCGAAGGGGCGGCCCTGGGGGTGCTGGCCGAGGCGATCAAGCGGCTGTCGGTGGATGCGGTTGCCCAGACCGAATCGGTTTCGCAGATACTGATCAGAATCAACGAGGAAACCGGTCATCTTTTTGAGGACGCCGGGGACGACGATCAGATTTCCGCAGCACGGATAACCGCTCTGGAAGAGGATCTGACGAAGGTTCTGGTAACCCTTGAACACATGAATGCCGAGCAGGAAGAACAGCTTTCCGCTCTGAACGGGAAGGTCCTGAGCCTGGGCAGGGATATTGAAAGAACGACCTCCGGCATCAATGCCCACGAAAAGGCCGCGGCCATGACGGGAGAAGTACTTGCCACCCTGGAGGAAATCAAGGTCCAGGCCAGGGAGCGTGAGCCGGCCAGCACCGAATTCAAGAACAACCTGCGCCACTTGCAGGAGCGTTACACCATGCAGAGCGAACGGCATATCCACGAAGCCATCGCTAAAAGCCGGGCCGGTGGGGCAGGCAGGGAGCCTGTCGCGGTGCAACGGACCGAGCCGAACGGCAGCGAAGCGGAATTTGGTGATAATGTGGACCTTTTTTAG